In the genome of Metabacillus litoralis, the window TTAACTTATAAACTATTAAAAATTTAAAATAATAAAGCTCGAACTGGGCTTAAAATAAGAAGAGTATGGAGGGAAATCAAATCAATGAACACTGTATTAGAACCAATTGTCGATTATGCTGGATTAGAGGATAAAGTGTTGGTCGAGATGGCTCATAATGGTGACAGCGAGTCATTGTCCTTTTTAATTAACAAGTATCAGCATTTTGTGCGCTCGAAGGTTAGGCCGTATTTCTTAATAGGAGCCGATAAAGAAGATCTTGTTCAAGAAGGAATGATCGGGTTATATAAGGCGATTCGTGATTATCGTGAAGACAAAATGGCTTCTTTTTATGCATTTGCTGAGCTTTGTATTTCTAGACAAATTATAACTGCAATTAAAACTGCTTCTCGCCAAAAGCATGGTCCATTAAATTCATCTATTTCCTTGGACAAGCCTCTTACTAATGAAGATTCTAACTATACGTTGCTGGATATGATTGCAGGGGAAAAAGTAACAAATCCTGAATCTTTGCTTATTAATAAGGAAAAAGTGAACGAAATAGAACGGAAGATTGATGAATTGCTAAGTGATTTGGAAAGAAGAGTATTGACTCTATATATGGACGGACAATCATATATGGAAATATCAGAAGAATTGAATACACATGTTAAATCAATTGACAATGCTCTTCAACGTGTAAAACGTAAACTAGAACGTCACTTTGAGATTAGCAAGGTTGTGTGAGTAAAGAAACAGGAAGAAATAGTTGGTTTTAGTGTTCATTGTTGATTTATACTCTGTTAATAAAATAAATAAAAAACTGAAAAACCTCAGATGAGTTTTGGCTCGTCTGAGGTTTTTGTTATTGTTCAAAGTCAAAGTCACGTAGCTCTAGTTGACGTGTAATACAAAATATTTACATTGACGCATCTGCTATTTTTCTCTATAATATCAACTTATATTAATATAATATATCAACCTTGTATATGTTTAGGGATATGGCCTAAACGTTTCTACCAAGCTACCTTAAATAGCATGACTACAAGGATTACATATGAATTGTCGATATGTAATTCTTGTTATGTGTGCTTTAGGGTAATCC includes:
- the sigH gene encoding RNA polymerase sporulation sigma factor SigH; its protein translation is MNTVLEPIVDYAGLEDKVLVEMAHNGDSESLSFLINKYQHFVRSKVRPYFLIGADKEDLVQEGMIGLYKAIRDYREDKMASFYAFAELCISRQIITAIKTASRQKHGPLNSSISLDKPLTNEDSNYTLLDMIAGEKVTNPESLLINKEKVNEIERKIDELLSDLERRVLTLYMDGQSYMEISEELNTHVKSIDNALQRVKRKLERHFEISKVV